The DNA region GACGTATCGTGGTCTCTCTCCTGGTCAGACTCTGGCGGAGAAGAGTAGAGAGCTGGACAAGTTGCGCTCCGAGTGGACGTCCCAGACCACCTCACTgtccaccaaacacacacaggatcttACGACAGAGCGCGAGAAGGCTCTCGAggtgaacgcacacacacatctcatcttAAACTGACCAAACAGAGTGGACGAGAGGAGAAACcccaagcacgcacacacacacacacacacaggcatagttCTGAGGCATATGGTCATATGCTACAATTTGGCAGTGTCTtaactgtgtgcgtgtgtaactgtgtgcgtgtgtaactgtgtgcgtgtgtatctgtgtgcgtgtgtatctgtgtgcgtgtgtatctgtgtgcgtgtgtgtgtgtgtgtgtgtgtgtgtgtgtgtgtgtgcgcctgtctgtctgtctgtgtgtgtgtgtgtgtgtgtgtgtgtgtgtgtcttaactgtgtgtgtgtgtgtgtgcagactcaGACGCGGCTGCAGCAGCAGAATGAGCAGCTGCGGCGTGAGCTGGAGACTATGCATCAGCGCAGCACGGAGCAGCTTCAGAGCCGACTGGCCGAGCTGGACGCCTCCAGCCGCGACCTCACCGACCGGCGCTACCGCAACGAGGCCACCATCCGGGACCTCAAGGCCAAACTCACCGGCgtagaggaggtgtgtgtgtgtgtgtgtgtgtgtttgtgtgtgtgttgtgactgaGAGGGTGACAGTCAGTTTGCACTCTGTCCGGATCTCTCATGAtcattttaactgtgtgtgtgtgtatgtgtttttgctaACAAGCTGTACACACATAGCACATAGCTtgtctgtgtacatgtttaGGTGATCTGGACGTGTTGAAAGCATGCTTTTCACCAAAATGAGTCTGAGAAAGATCAGCAGGCCTAGTAGGCTCATGACGTAACAGAGCCATCTTATTGTGTTCCGCCACTTCAAAGCATTCAGCCCCTGAAACGGGACACagcttatgtgtgtatatgtacctgtgcgtgtgtgtgtgtgtgtgtgtgtgtgtgtgtgtgtgtgtgtgtgtgtgtgtgtgtatggatctgtttgtgtactgttgttgtgttaatgtgtgtgtgtgtgtgtgtgtgtgtgtgtggatctgtttgtgtactgttgttgtgttaatgtgtgtgtgtgtggatctgtttgtgtactgttgtgtgttaatgtactgtgtgtgtgtgtgtgtgtgtgttaatgtactctgtttgtgtgtgtgtgtgtaggaatgcCAGCGGGCGAAGCAGCAGGTGTCATCTCTGCGTCGTGAGAACGGCACACTGGACCAGGAGTGCCATGCTAAGGAGCGCGAGCTCAACCAGCTGCACACGCGCGTCGCCGTGCTAGAGCAGGAGGTCAAGGACAAGGAGCAGCTGCTCGCGCGCACCAGGGACGTACTGGACGCCACGCAGCAgcagaaggtacacacacacacacacacacacacacacacacacacacaacacaaataaataagtacacacacactctctaagtACACGCTGTTCATGCTGATGTTGATGGTATTGCTGATGACCTGTTGATTGGGTGTGGGGTGTTGTCTTTGTCCGTTTGCAGACGTCGGTGGAGGGCAATGCGGAGAGCAAACAGCTGCAGATTGGAAGGCTGGAGACCACAGTCAAATCTCTGTCTGAGGAACtcattaaggtgtgtgtgtttgtgtgtgtgtgtgtgtgtgtgttggcatacaATATCAGGTTCAAGGCGTGGTGAagggtctggtgtgtgtgtaggcgaaCAGCATCATTAAGAAGCTGCAGGGCAACGTGAAGGTGgtgctatgtttgtgtgtgtgtatgtgttaactctgtgtgtgtgtgtgtgtgtgttaactctgtgtgtgtgtgtgtgtaggcgaaCAGCATCATTAAGAAGCTGCAGGGCGACGTGAAGgcggtgctgtgtgtgtgtgtgtgtgtgtgtgtgtgtgtaggcgaaCAGCATCATTAAGAAGCTGCAGGGCGACGTGAAGGCGgtgctatgtttgtgtgtgtgtgtgtgtgtgtaggcgaaCAGCATCAATAAGAAGCTGCAGGGCAACGTGAAGGTGgtgctatgtttgtgtgtgtgttaactctgtgtgtgtgtgtaggcgaaCAGCATCATTAAGAAGCTGCAGGGCTTAATGGAAGgcgattactgtgtgtgtgtgtgtgtgtgtgtaggcgaaCAGCATCATTAAGAAGCTGCAGGGCGACGTGAAGGTGgtgctatgtttgtgtgtgtgtgtttgtgtaggcgaACAGCATCAATAAGAAGCTGCAGGGCAACGTGAAGGTGgtgctatgtttgtgtgtgttaactctgtgtgtgtgtgtaggcgaaCAGCATCATTAAGAAGCTGCAGGGCCATGTGAAGGCGgtgctatgtttgtgtgtgtgtgtgtgtgtgtgtgtgttaactctgtgtgtgtgtgtaggcgaaCAGCATCATTAAGAAGCTGCAGGGCAATGTGAAGGCGGtgctatatttgtgtgtgtgttaactctgtgtgtgtgttaactctgtgtgtgtgtgtgtaggcgaaCAGCATCATTAAGAAGCTGCAGGGCGATGTGAAGATGCTCGTGGGCAAGATGAAGGTGAAGAACGCTGTGACGGTGTCTCAGGAGAAACTCGTGAAGGAGACTGCAGACAAGCTGCAGCAGACGCAGACGCAGCTGCAGGCTGCCCAGACGCAGCTCACACAGCGAGACGacgaggtacacacacacacacacacacacgggcgacgcatgtgggtgtgtgggagagggcgTGGGTGAGTAAGGTGAGGCTTAGATAGTCACTCGGGTGAGCGAGAACTCTATGGCTGAATCTACCCGTGTTTCACAACGCTATGAATTGTACGTTATTCCGTTGGGGTGAAGTCTGCATAGATGCCCTCTTCCAATAAGGGCACAGAAAGGGTGCAAGCGAGCCTTCATGCACTTCACCCTTCCACAGTGGGACAGCCCTAAGCCCTCATGAACTTAGGGTGAATCAAAGTACGTCAAGACATTCTTTATTTACTCAGCTCAGTACGATGAGGTAGTTGCTCAGGTGTGTAAGGTGGGGTGTAGTTACTCGCTGAGGTGATTAGGGTGGGGTATAGTTACTCGCTGAGgtgagtggggtggggttggtcaGGTGATTAGGGTGAGATTGAGGTAACCACTCAGGTGAGTGGGGTGAGATTGAGGTAACCACTCAggtgtgttaggtgtgttgggtgAGATTGTGGTAACCACTCATTGTTCAGGTGTGTTAGGTGAGATTGAGGTAGTCGCTAAGGTGAGCTTGACCTGTCTGTGTCCTCTCAGGTGAGTAAGCTGAAGGAGCAGCTGGACGCAACGGTGCAGAAGCTCGATGAGAGCCGAGAGGTGCTGAAGACCAACGAGAACGGTACGGAACCCAGCTGCAGTTCTATTGAAGTCTGTTAAGCCCTAAAATGAAGTCGAATTTTCTTGCATAGTGGGAAAGTGCATTTTATTTGATCTTTTATGAGCAGCAttggtaaaagtgtgtgtgtgtgtgtgtgtgtgtgtgtgtgtggttctggtTCTCCCTTTCAGTGATCACGTGGCTCAACAAGCAGCTGAATGAGAACCAGTTGTCACGGAAACATGAGAGTCAGGGTGCGTTTGAGTCGCCTCCAGCCCTCTCTGCAGGAGCGGGTCTCAGGATGGGTGGAGCCTCCAGTAACCTGGtagatatgagtgtgtgtttggagtgttccAAATTGtgtgcaaaaaagaaaaatcattcCGTGTTGATTTGAAGTGATGTGAGGGATCAGCTTGTCTGAGCAGGTGGAGCTCACCCCTCACATGTTCCCCCTAATCATGAGTGCTGTGGaattctccctctttttctctccctcttttttttttttctctctctctctctctctctccccccccttctctctctctctcagcttgaTGGCAGGAGTTTTCCCCCGTCTGTCCTGGGGTACCCCTCTTCCTCCCCGTCTGCCCTGGGGTACCCCTCCATCTCCCCGTCAGGTCTGGGGTACCCCTCTACGTCTCCGTCTGCCCTGGGGTTCCCCGTGACCTCCACGTTAAACTCCAAACACTCCTTCCCCAGTGCAGGAGGCCGGACCGTATTCGGCCTGCACAACCCTCAGGCCTCTGGACCCAAGGCACGCTCCAccccttcttctcttctcttctcttctcctctcctttctgtcTTTATTTGTCCTTCTCTCTACTcctttctgtcttctctctctctctctctctctctgtcggtctctctctctctctctgtcagtctctctcctTGCCCCTCCTCTTtacttgtctttctctcttctctctctcctttgtacatgtcctctcttcctcttctctctctcctcctctctacatGTCCTCTCtacatgtcctctctctctctctctctctctcctcttctctacacatccttctctcctctcttctctctctcctcctctctacatgtcctctctctctctctctcctcttctctacacatccttctcttctcttctctctctcctctcttctctctcttcttctcttactcctcttctctctcatttttgtctctcctcttcctctcttctatcCTTTCGGTtctcatatatttttttctgcagtctcctcatccctctcttctcttttctccttttcacatctcctcatccctctcttc from Alosa alosa isolate M-15738 ecotype Scorff River chromosome 9, AALO_Geno_1.1, whole genome shotgun sequence includes:
- the sass6 gene encoding spindle assembly abnormal protein 6 homolog, encoding MTEILFNKKLQVHVKCKDCDDRRSTIRISVELQFTSNPIHKKDLVIRLTDDVDLYFLYNLTISEEDFQSLKVQQGLLVDFSSFPQRFIDLLEQCLIEQDKESPRFLLQLCCSSSSLDHGPASLNVVETNPFKHLTHLSLKLLHGTDVEIKKFLASCLANMKEEKQLLEQRLKKTEEDLSRQLSFTQQTLAEKSRELDKLRSEWTSQTTSLSTKHTQDLTTEREKALETQTRLQQQNEQLRRELETMHQRSTEQLQSRLAELDASSRDLTDRRYRNEATIRDLKAKLTGVEEECQRAKQQVSSLRRENGTLDQECHAKERELNQLHTRVAVLEQEVKDKEQLLARTRDVLDATQQQKTSVEGNAESKQLQIGRLETTVKSLSEELIKANSIIKKLQGDVKMLVGKMKVKNAVTVSQEKLVKETADKLQQTQTQLQAAQTQLTQRDDEVSKLKEQLDATVQKLDESREVLKTNENVITWLNKQLNENQLSRKHESQGAFESPPALSAGAGLRMGGASSNLLDGRSFPPSVLGYPSSSPSALGYPSISPSGLGYPSTSPSALGFPVTSTLNSKHSFPSAGGRTVFGLHNPQASGPKVQFNPMSAKPSLSPVERRDGSPPVTRVPPSNKENDDPVGLDSKYLERRDDSIPLRGLLTNMNMNKEVPKPALNRPKAGGLSVSTAPSAYFPG